From Plasmodium malariae genome assembly, chromosome: 8:
TCTCTATGAACTTTTAAGAAAACATATCAGTAGAGCTATAAAAAGAGAGTTGACAAGGATATCTGCATTCACACATGTatttgtgtgtgtatatatagtatatatatacgaatgtacatgtgtatatgcatacgAATAGCCACCTTTTCGCACTGTTATATCATGATGCGTCATACACTTTCAAGTTTCTGAGATCTTTCACAATAATGTTTGCATACTATCCCTTCAGTTCAataaatttccttttttccgcTTTCGACCTCACACATTTGAgaacaaaggaaaaaaaaaagtagtttTCTCTTTCCtctttacataaaaaattttaaatttaattttcacATATTAAGTACATGTAATCAAACTGGTCATACCAAAAATTTGATATAAACtcataaacttttttttatgatcaGTACATCAttagaaacaaaaaaaaaaaaagaagaaaaagaaaaagaaaaagaaaggaaaaaagggaaaaaaaaaagaaggcaaggatgtttatttaaataaatatatatatatatatatatatatatatatatatacatatacaataaatacaaaaatatccGGGAgcacaaaaaattaacaacgacgaaatttaaaattaattctaCGTTTTACCACAAAACTttacataaatgtacatgcatgtgatatatatatgtacatgtatgcgtaaatatatatatatatatatgcatataaacgTGTGTGCAAAAATATGTTctatattcttaaatatatgtacatacctTTAGACTTTTAccgaaaataaaaaaaatgaaaaatggaaaacttatggatttaatataattaatcgTAAAATACCCACGTTCGTAATACGAACAACAACATGAACGTCATACTATGTTTAATGTTCTCCACCTCATTGCATagaatatacatacacacacagttacatatatatacgtacatacaagcatatatgtgtacataaatacactTGTTACCATTTTCTGGTTTTCCTAAATAAGTCCTTTATGCCACAAAAGCAATACTAACACTACACTGTCTAATGTAAAAATGTGTACTAAACAgttttgaaatataataaacagtaaataatttattcaaaCGATTAAGTAGTTTGTGTATaagtatgcatgtatataagtatgcatgtatataagtatgcatgtatataagtatgcatgtatataagtatgcatgtatataagtatgcatgtatataagtatgcatgtacataagtatacatgtatataagtttgcatgtatgtacatatgtataaacgtACGAGcataagtatgtatatacctTTCAAGTTATATCTTTTTTGGGGGAAAAGAATTGCTTCCTGATTTTTCAAGTTATGCTGACTTTATATCCTCccttatctttttttcttaattatttttaaacattgcgttaataaataatgaaaaaaaaaatttagctAGTACACAAgttatttactttttctttttccgtAACGAAAGAAATATTTCACAACTACATTTGTTTTCAGCGCCCATTAtgtaaatgaattatttatttacaattaaatgtatatatatatatatatatacatacttacaaacactcatatatacatacgcatGTACACATAGGAAGCTATGCATATAACAGGAGGGTaagatttattaaaattcaGTATAATAAATAGATATCATGTTTTATGCATCATACACATAAAGTGcataatgtatttatttatttatttttttttttttcttttcttcacTAACTATTTCAttgagaaatatttttaataaagctCCTTAAAATTAAACGAAAACTTTTACGCGTACGTACATTAATACAAACATTCATAAACGCGTAAACACAGTAGATGAttataaacattatatatacatattattacatatttgtaaCGAATGACAATATTTGACACAGCTGATactcaaaataaatatgcatatgtatgtaaataaatccaaaaaaattttctttgcAAATGATTTACagtaacataataaaaaaaaaaaaataaatttagaaaaaataaattttaatagttACATCATTTTGTGAAGGAATtgaaaatatctttttttttttaataaaaatatatatcttaaagAAAAGCggaatataatacatatatatatatatatatatgtttgtatatacacGTGTAAGTACATATTTAAAGTaaatttcacatttttacaaaaagtTGTAAGGAagaaactaaaaaaaaagaaaggatttatcttaatttttcatttaaaaataataccaTAAAAATGCCATTAAATGTACAGGTTAATTTTAAGCGATACTTTTAGCACACTTATtggaaataaagaaattccaaaaaaaaacaaaaaattttactttaactttttacaaattttgaaaattatttttttcatttgcattattattatttttttttttttataattactgtagggaggaaaaaaaaaacctcTAAAAGCTGCGAAAAAGGGAGTAGTTGAAATGACGGAGGAAGATAAAGcttttaaaaaggaaatggcagaaaagaaaaagtaatagTCAAGAAGAagatgcatatatatatgtgagcTTAAGTACAAATGTAAATATCGGTTTATGTAACATTGCTACGTTTTCGCTGTTACATTTCAAAAGTATTTTACGTAAAGCTAAACATGTATAGAATTGTTATTTctgtttacttttttttttttttttttttaatatatgcataaaaaagCACATGTGAGCTCCTTTGTTACTGTGTGTAATCGTTACAGTATTTCACTGTTCATACTTTCACCACAGGACAGTGTAATGtgcatttgtatatatacgtgtatatatgtatgtatgtatgtattatatatgtatgtatgtattatatatgtatgtatgtattatatatgtat
This genomic window contains:
- the TMA7 gene encoding translation machinery-associated protein 7, putative, giving the protein MPLNVQGGKKKPLKAAKKGVVEMTEEDKAFKKEMAEKKKAEEEAKKKLLNAKKK